One Sphingomonas sabuli genomic region harbors:
- a CDS encoding HlyD family secretion protein, producing the protein MNRMKRDGVETAAPTAVPADVERVITETQPSRRSRGRLVAMLAVPLLILAFGLYLWLSSGGSQSTDNAQVKTDIVSVTAQVTGPVIAASVEDGDHVEQGDVLFRIDPAPFQVALEQAQAQLAAARLQTTQLRTQAAGTGADITGARANLGIKRNALARQQALLGKGFTTRADYEDALNEVRAAETALADAQARSANANAAIAPGEQPSVAQAQAAVDKARLDLERTVVRAPMAGEIANAGRLQVGTQVVSGVGAVSIVRGEGAWIEANFKEKQLAEMQPGQKATIKIDAYSGEFEGHVESIGAGTGSEFSLLPAQNANGNWVKVTQRVPVRIAFDKTPARPMIAGLSADVSVDTGGK; encoded by the coding sequence ATGAACAGAATGAAGAGAGACGGCGTCGAGACCGCTGCGCCGACCGCAGTGCCGGCCGACGTCGAAAGGGTAATCACCGAGACCCAGCCGTCGAGACGGTCGCGCGGGCGCTTGGTCGCGATGTTGGCCGTGCCGCTGCTGATCCTCGCGTTTGGCCTCTATCTGTGGCTGTCCAGCGGCGGGTCGCAGTCGACCGACAATGCGCAGGTCAAGACGGATATCGTGTCGGTCACCGCGCAGGTTACCGGCCCGGTCATCGCGGCCAGTGTCGAGGACGGTGACCATGTCGAGCAGGGGGACGTTCTGTTTCGCATCGACCCGGCCCCATTCCAGGTCGCGCTGGAACAGGCGCAGGCACAGCTTGCCGCCGCCCGCTTGCAAACCACCCAGTTGCGTACCCAGGCCGCAGGCACCGGCGCCGACATTACCGGGGCGCGCGCCAACCTTGGCATCAAGCGCAACGCGCTCGCCCGCCAGCAGGCGCTGCTCGGCAAGGGCTTCACCACCCGCGCCGACTACGAAGACGCGCTCAACGAAGTGCGGGCCGCGGAAACCGCGCTGGCCGACGCGCAGGCGCGCTCCGCCAACGCCAACGCCGCGATCGCTCCCGGCGAACAGCCGTCGGTGGCGCAGGCGCAGGCCGCGGTCGACAAGGCGCGGCTCGACCTGGAGCGTACCGTAGTGCGCGCGCCGATGGCGGGTGAGATTGCCAACGCCGGGCGGCTGCAAGTCGGGACGCAGGTCGTGTCGGGCGTCGGCGCGGTGTCGATCGTCCGCGGCGAAGGCGCGTGGATCGAAGCCAATTTTAAGGAAAAGCAGCTGGCCGAAATGCAGCCGGGACAGAAAGCGACGATCAAGATCGATGCCTATTCCGGTGAGTTCGAAGGCCATGTCGAAAGCATCGGCGCAGGCACGGGCAGCGAATTTTCGCTGCTCCCGGCGCAGAACGCCAACGGCAACTGGGTCAAGGTAACCCAGCGCGTGCCCGTCCGGATCGCGTTCGACAAGACGCCCGCGCGACCGATGATCGCCGGGCTGTCGGCCGACGTATCCGTCGATACCGGCGGCAAGTAG
- a CDS encoding MarR family winged helix-turn-helix transcriptional regulator, translating into MESSEDLLFEIGETARIVRRAFDQRAAEVGITRPQWRVLVRLKREPGLRQVELADRLDMEPITLCRIVDRLAEAGLVERKPDPTDRRAWLLDLTEAAMPLVKKLREMAHVLADETLEGISDTQFADLRERLATIRDNVAGTGRQRGKAARA; encoded by the coding sequence ATGGAATCGTCTGAGGACCTGTTGTTCGAAATTGGCGAGACGGCGCGCATCGTGCGCCGGGCGTTCGACCAGCGGGCAGCAGAAGTCGGCATTACGCGTCCGCAATGGCGCGTGCTGGTGCGGCTGAAGCGTGAGCCCGGACTGCGGCAGGTCGAACTTGCCGATCGGCTGGACATGGAGCCCATCACCCTGTGCCGGATCGTCGATCGCCTGGCCGAGGCCGGACTGGTCGAGCGCAAGCCCGATCCTACCGACCGGCGAGCATGGCTGCTGGACCTGACCGAGGCGGCGATGCCGCTAGTGAAGAAGCTGCGCGAAATGGCGCATGTTCTTGCCGACGAAACGCTCGAAGGCATTAGCGACACGCAATTCGCCGACCTGCGCGAGCGGCTGGCGACGATCCGGGACAATGTGGCGGGGACAGGCAGACAGCGCGGAAAGGCGGCGCGGGCATGA